The segment acaaatatatatatatatatatatatatatatatatatatatatatatatatatatgtatatgtatatacacatgtatatacatacacacacatacacacacacacacacacacacacacatgcatatatatatatatatatatatatatatatatatatatatatatgtatatatatatatatgtatatatatgtatatatatatatatatacatatatacatatatacaaaaagatacaaagaaatatttatacatgcatgtatatatatatatatatatatatatatatatatatatatatatatattatatatattatatatatatacatatgtatatctatatataccatatatatagatactatatatatataaatatatatatatacatatacatgcatatatatatatatatatatatatatatatatatatatatatgtatacatatatatatctctatatctatgtctatatatatatatatatatatatatatatatatacatatatatatatatatgtatatatatatatatatatatatatatatatatatatatatatatatgtaaatatatacacatacatatgtatatatatatatatatatatatatatatatatatatatatacacaaatatatatacatatacatatatatatatatatatatatatatatatatatatatatatatgtatatgtatatatgtgtgtatatatatatatatatatatatatatgtatatatatacatatatatatatacatatatatatatatatatatatatatatatacatacatagatatattatatatatctatgtatgtatatatatatatatatatatatatatatatatatatatttatatatatatatatgcatatatatatatatatatatatagtatataaatatatatatatatgtatataaatatatatatatgtatatatatatacatatatacatatacatatatatatatatatatatatatatgtatatatatatatatatatatatatatatatatatatagagagagagagagagagagagagagagagagagagagatatgtatatatatgtatatatatgtatacatatatatatatatatatatatatatatatatatatatatatatgtgtatatacatatatacatatatacatatatacatatatatatatacatatatatatatatgtatatatatgtatatatatgtatatatgtatatatatatatatatatatatatatatatatatatatatatatatatatatagagacagagagacagagagagagagagagagagacacaaagagacacagagagagagagatatgtatatatatgtatacatatatatatatatatatacatatatatatatatatttatatatgtgtgtgtgtgtgtgtgtgtgtgtgtatacatatatacatatatacatatatatagaaatatatacacatatatatacatatatatatatatatacatatataatatatatatatatatatatatatatatatatatatatatatatatatatacatatataaatatatacatatatatatatatatatatatatatatatatatatatatatatatgcatatataaatgtatatgtatatatgtatatatgtatatatgtatatatgtatatataaatatacatatatacacacacacacacacacacacacacacatgcatatatatatatatatatatatatatatatatatatatatatatatattcatatacaaaaaaaagatacaaaaacaatatacacatctacagttacacacatatagatatacatgtatagattaatgtttaaatatatatatatatatatatatatatatatatatatatatatgtatatatatgtatatatatatatatatatatatatatatatatatatatatatacgtatatatatatataagtatatctatatctatctatctatctatatatctatatatctatatatctatatctatctatctatctacctatctgtctatctatctatctatctacctatctatatatatatgcatatatatatatgtatatacatatatatgtatatatatatatacatttatatatatatatatatatatatatatatatatatatatatatatatatatatatgtgcatacatgaacacagacacacatacacacacacacacacacacaaacacacacacacacacacacacacacacacacacacacacacacatatatatatatatatatatatttataaatatatacatatatatacatacatacatatatatatatatacatacatatacatattcctataaatatatatatatatatatatatatatatatatatatatatatatatgtacatatgcatatatatatatatatatatatatatatatatatatatatatgtatatatgcatatatatgtacatatatatatatacatatatatataaatacatatatatatatatatatgtatatatatatatatatatatatatatatatatgcatacatatatatatatatatatatgtatatatatatgtatgtatgtatatatatatatatatatatagatatatgtatatatatatgtatatatatatatgtatatatatgtatatatgtatatatgtatatatgtttatatatatacatatatatatatgtatatatatatatatatatatatatatataatatacatatatacatatatacatatatacatatatatatatatatatatatatatatatatatatatatatttatatatgtatatatatagatacatatatatatatatatatatatatatatatatatatatacatttacactatatatataaatgtatatatggatatgtaaatgtatatacatacatatatacatataacaatatatatacacatatatatatatatatatatatatatatatatatataatacatgtatatatatgtacatatatacatatttttatatagatatttatacatacatatatatacatacatatatatatatatatatatatatatatatatatatatatatattatatatatatatatatatatatatatatatatatatatatatatatatatatatgtatatgtcaatatacatgtatatatttacacacacatacacacacacacacacacacacacatgcacatgtatatatatatatatatatatatatatatatatatatatatatatatatatatatatatatattcatatatatatatatatatatatgtatatatatatacatatatatatatatatatatatatatatatatatatatatatatatatatatgcaaaaagatACAAATTATAatctacagaaacacacacacacacacacacacacacatatgtatatatatatatatatatatatatatatatatatatatatatatatatatatttatatattaatatttaaatatatacatttatatatatacatatatatatatatatatatatatatatatgagtatatctatatctatgtatgtatgtatgtatgtatgtatgtatgtatgtatctatctatctatatatatacatatatatatatacatatagatatatatatatatatatatatatatatatatatacatatatacatatatatatatatacatatatatatatagatatgtatatatatatacatatatatatatatatatatatatatatatatatatatatatatatatatatagatagatagatagatagatagatagatagatatgtatatatatatatatatatatatatatgatatataatatatatatacatatatattatatatacatatatatacatatgtatatatatatatacacatccatatatatacatatatatatatatatatatatatatatatatatatatatatatatacatatatatatatgtatatatatatatatatatatatatatatatatatatatatatatatgtatatatgagtatatctatatctatgtatatctatctatctatgtatatgtatatatatatatatatatatatatatatatatatatgtatatatattatgtatatatatatatatatatatatatatatatatatatatatatagatatgtatatatatatatacatatacatatatatatatatatatatatatagatatagatatgtatatatatatacatatatatatatataacatatatatatatatatatatatatatatatatatatatatattatatatacatatatatatatatacatatgtatatatatatatatatatatatatatatacatatacatatatatacatatatatatacacacacacacatatatatatatatatatatatatatatacatatatatatatatatatatatatatatatatatatatatgtatatatatatatatgtatgtatatatgagtatatctatatctatgtatatatatctatttatctatatgtatatatatatatatatatatatatatatatatatatatatatatatatatatgtatatatattatgtatatatatatatatatatatatatatatatatatatatatatgtatatatatatatatgtatatctatctatctatctatatgtatatatattatgtatatatatatatatatatatatatatatatatatatatatatatatatatatatatatatatatatatatgtccttgtCCATCTTGGCTGTAGCTTTAGTTTATAgcgtgtttttttcctgtttcttctttcttttctaggatccattattgcgtttttttttttttttttgtttccttttctaggAGCCATCTGACTGTTTGCTCGACGGGCTCATCTCCCTCTGCCTTGCACGGGCGCTGAGGCGGTCTGTCCTTCCGGGAGCCACTCGGCTTGCAAGACACATCTCGCCTCCGGACAGACGCCCATATGGCGTGGCTTCTGGGCAGTGGCCCGTCATCAGCGGCCAAAGCGGAGATTCGATAATCTCTGCTCCTCCACGAACTTCACCAACAGGGACAGGTTGCTGAGCTCGCTCGGGCGCCTGGACTGGCCCCTAGCGTACCATCTGCTGAGCAGGGGTGGCAGCTGCGTGCCGTCGAACAGACAGTGCAGGAGCTGGCCGACACTGAAGGTGTCGGATTCCTTGCTGCACGTGCCACTGTCCTCGCCGCAGATCTCGGGCGCGTAGGGCAAAGAGGCATTCCACGCTGTATCTAGGCCTACTTTCCAGCCGGTCAACAAGGTGATGCCGAAGTCGATGAGGGTCACCGCGGGGCCCGACGCGTTCATCCTGAGACACACATTCTGTGGCTTGACGTCGTTGTGCACGAAGCCGTGCTGGTGCAAGTCCGACAGGATCTTGCAGAGCTGCGTCAAGATGGAGAACTTGTGGTTCGGATCCAAATTGCTGTCGCGCATATAGTGGTCTAGGGAAATGCCGGCGTCCTTGGTCACGAGATCTAGTTTCTCTGGGCAGAGGCCCACGAGGCACTGGAAGCCGCTGCGGTATTCGGCAAAGAGCTTCATGACCAAGGCTTCCAGAATAAAGGATCGGTAAATGTTGATAGATGATGCGAATTTTATCACCAGCCCTTTCTCCTTGTTCAAAAAGGCCTTCCCGAAGCCGCCCTCTCCAAGCTACCTGGGCTTCTCCCCCATATATGCATTGAACTCCTTACGGGAGAGGACAGGAAGGGCAAATTCGGTGCACAATTGAGTCAAAACGCTGATATCGTCATGCGTTGGGTttcgatgtttatatatatatatatatatatatatatatatatatatatatatatatatatatatacatatatatatatatatatatatatatatatatatatatttatatatacatatatatacatatatatatatatatatatatttatatatatatatatatatatttatatatatgtatatatatatatatatatatatatatatatatatatatatataaaagaaagaaaaaaagaaagaaaaaatatatatgtataagaaaaaaaaattatatatatatacatatatatataaataaataaatatatatatatatatatatatatatatatatatatacatatatatatatatatatatatatatatatatatatatatatatatatatacatatatatatacacacacacacacatacacacacacacacacacacacacacacacacacacacacacacacacacacatatatatatatatatatatatatatatatatatatatatacacacatacatatacacatatatgtatatgtatatatatatatatatatatatatacatatatatgtatatatatttatatatatatatatatatatatatatatatatatatatatatatatatatatatatatatatatatatgtgtgtgtgtgtgtgtgtatatatatgcatatatgtacacacatacacacacacacacacacaaacacaaacacagacacaaacacaaacacacacacacacacacacacacacacacacacacacacacacacacacacacacacacacacacacacacacacacacatatatatatatatatatatatatatatatttatagagatagagatagagagagagagagagagagagagagagagagagagagagagagagagatagatagatagatagatagatagatagatagatagatagagagagagagagagagagagagagagagaaaacgagagagacttacatacacttatacatatgcatatatatccatatctctcttttcatatatataaatatatgtatatatatatatatatatatatatatatatatatatatgtatatatatatgtatatatattcatatatatatatatatatatgtatgcatatatatatatatatatatatatatatatatatatgtatttatatatatataaatatatatatatatatatatatatatatatatatatatatatatatatgtatatatatgtgtatatatatatatatatatatatatatatatatatattcatatatatatatatatgtatatatatatatatatatatatatatatatatatatatatatatatctatatcgatccatctatttatctctctctctctctctctctctctctctctctctctctctctttatatatttatatatatatatatatatatatatatatatatatatatatatatatatatatatatatatatatatatatgtgtgtgtgtgtgtgtcagtatatacatacacacacacacacacacacacacacacacacacacacacacacacacacacacacacacacgcacacacacacacacacacacacacacacacatatacagtatttatatgtacatacacacaaatatgtgcatatacatatgtatacatgcatgtgtatatgttcgtatatatatacgtatgtatacatatatatatatttgtttatatagacatatatttttacacacacacacacacacacacacacacacacacacacacacacacacacacacacacacacacacacacacacacatatatatatatatatatatatatatatatacatatacatacatacatatatatatatatatatatatatatatatatatatatatataaatatatatatatatatgtatatatacatataattatatatatatatatatatatatatatatatatatatatatatatatatatatatatatacatatatatatatatatttatacatatgtgtatatgtatatatatatatataattatatataattatgtttatgtatatacatatatatatatatatatatatatatatatatatatatatatatatatatatatatatatatatacatatatatacacatatatatacatacacactcacacacacccatatatatatatatatatatatatatatatatatatatatatatatatatatatatatatatttatacatatgtgtatatatatatatatatataattatatataattatgtttatgtatatatatatatatatatatatatatat is part of the Penaeus vannamei isolate JL-2024 chromosome 19, ASM4276789v1, whole genome shotgun sequence genome and harbors:
- the LOC138864968 gene encoding serine/threonine-protein kinase nekl-2-like, whose amino-acid sequence is MKLFAEYRSGFQCLVGLCPEKLDLVTKDAGISLDHYMRDSNLDPNHKFSILTQLCKILSDLHQHGFVHNDVKPQNVCLRMNASGPAVTLIDFGITLLTGWKVGLDTAWNASLPYAPEICGEDSGTCSKESDTFSVGQLLHCLFDGTQLPPLLSRWYARGQSRRPSELSNLSLLVKFVEEQRLSNLRFGR